Sequence from the Mugil cephalus isolate CIBA_MC_2020 chromosome 20, CIBA_Mcephalus_1.1, whole genome shotgun sequence genome:
GAAGCAACTGAGCTCCTTGGCTGAGATTCTGATAGCCTCCCTGTGACTGGAGACGTCTGATAGCATTGAGATGAACATAACCGAGAAGCTGTACCTTCCTGTTGATGGCATCCTAGAAATGTTCGGCTCTCTCACCGGGCCTCACCAATCACGCATTACGCACCCATCACTTCAGAGCGCTGCTCTCATCCAGCACCCGAAAGTCTCAAACATATCGAAGACAGGCATGGGCATCATCAAAGCAGCCAAATGGTGTTGGAGACAGCATGATAAGACAGTGATTGCAAGTCGACCCTCAAGTTCTGGCAGTCGGCATGTATCGACTGATCGACTCCCAAAAAGCGCAGGGGATCTGCTGGAGCTGAGTCTGACCAAGCCCAAGAACTGCCACAGAATAGTTGTGCTCGGGGCGCCCAAAGTAGGTAAAACCAACATAATCCACCGATTCCTAGGCGAAGAATTTGAAGAGCAATATGAGCCCACAACCGAGGACTTCCAAAGAAAGCTGTTCCACATAAGAGGGGAGACATACCAGATTGATCTTCTGGACGCGCCGAGAGAGAGGGACTTCCCTGCAAAACGGAGATTATCCATACTGACAGGTCAGAGTCGGAAgtgtataatgtatatttagaaatagttAATAAGAGATTGttgaattgtttgttttatttgagctatttctttttttggaatttCGAATTAAGATGAACATCCGTTGTAACGTCCCACATGTTTAAATAAGTAGTGATCGTCCTTACTTTCCATTTGTTAATTAACTATGTGTCTGCAGGTGACATTTTTCTGCTCGTCTTCAGTTTGGATGACAGAGCATCTTTCAACGAAGTCTCTGAGCTGCTCAACGAGATACAAGTTGCTAAGGCAAAATTACTTAAATCAAAAAATTCAGCGAGAGTGCCAGTTGTGATATGCGGCAATAAAGCGGACTTGGGTACACAGAGAGTCATCAGTCGTTCAGAAGTGGAGAGAATCATCGGTGAAGACGTCCCAGTCTTCGAAATTTCAGCTAAAAACGGAACCGGGCTAGAAGACGTGTTCAGAGCCCTTGCCACTCTGGGCGGACTGCCTGACGAGACCAGCCCGTCGAGACATCAGATCATGTCTATCCTTTCCTACCAGTCGCTTTGCATGGGCCGGAGAGGTAGGAAAGAGAGGCGTACGACGCGGGGACTAGGTGTGCCCTGTGCCGCTGTGGACCCTCTGGCGCGCCGCCCGAGCTTCAACAGCGACCTCCGAGTGGTGCTTGGATCAAgcaccaaacacaacaaacccgAGAAGTGTCAGATTCAATGAATTGTGGCATATCTCGAAAAAACATATTGTAGTAGTATGCTGCAATATCGAATATGTAAGGAGTTATACTCTGTAGCACCTGGCTGGACCAGTGCATTCTTATCTTGCCAATTTTTAAGTGTGACTgtattattcttattcttattgtaAACTATAATTAAACTcgattatttctatttttatatgaAGTTTGTCGTCATCTGTTCCACCAATCGGTTTATTTCACCAATTGAACAAACTGACCAAGGAGATAGAGGTAGATATTTTTAGACTACGGTCATAAGTgtgtgggaggagagaggatgcGTCAAGAGACACCAGCCTCCTGCGTCTGAATACATATCTATGGTCTGACTATATCTGATGTCAGACGCAGGAGATTGTTCACATTTCAGAACGCCCACGTGGATGTGACGAGCATCACGGATCGACGCGTGACAATGGTTGTTAATCAGCCCTCGTAGTCTACACGTACTCGTGTCACCATGGCAACTATTTCAAGGAAACAAGAGTCAGAGTATCATTTATTATATGGGCTGAGGCGGACGAGAGGAGAGACACGTAATAATATCAGCACCATGGAGAGAGCCCAGTGATGAGTAAACTCAGCCTGTATAATGTCTACTCTCTTAACAAGAAAGGGAGAGGGCAGGACAACGGTAATTCTGATCTTAGTTCCTCTTCTGCTCAGATTACTTTATGTGCAGAGTAGGCTATGTTTAATTTTGTCTTTGATTTTTAATCACAGCATTTGACAGTGAACTGCAACATCATGCACTgatcagcaacaacattaaaatcaagtGAGATGAAGATAAATATTGATGACCATCTTataacaatacaatgttctgcggggaaacctggcattcatatggatgttacagacatgtaccacccacctagaccagaccaggcacacccaccccatagcaatgtcaCCATCTTGTGCAAATGtcttagaaacaactcaaaaaaatgaagaacagcataaggtgttcaattcaattcagttttgtttatataGTATCactaacaatacaaattgtgtcaataataataataatccattttatttataagcatattaaaaaataaaatacataaaagattTAGTTTATAAACTTTGTCAGTGTCGGTAGCTTTGTTGAAACGGGGGTTttgagatgagatttaaaaatggtcagtgtgtcagtgttggaCGGAAGGGAATTCCAGAGGCTGGGGGCAGGGTGGCTGAATCCTCTGGACCCTATGGTGGCCATGTGGGCAGGAGGGATGGCGAGGCTGATGGGTGATGATGATCTGAGGCTGGGTGTGTTGACGTGGAGACATTCTTTCAGATATGGTGGGGCGAGGTTGTGGGTGGCTTTGAACGTTGGAAGGAGGATTTTATAGACGATGCCCAGCcagtgaagctgctggagaactGGGGTGATGTGATGGGAACAAGGGGTCCTGGCGATAATCTGAGCTACAGCATGAAGAAGTTGTAGTTTACGGAGGGACTTGAGAGGGAGACCAATAATCCAGACGGGAGGTGACGAGACAGTGGACCAGGATGGCAGTGTTGTCACCAgtgagggatggatggagacGGTTGATATTGCATGATGGAAATATGCAGACGAGGTGATGTTAGTAATGTGAGTGTTGAAAGACAGTGTGCCGTCAAGAACAACACCCAAACTCTTGAcgtgagaggagggagaggcagaggagtTGTCAGTGATGATGGTGAAACTGTTGGCTTTTGAGAGGATGGATTTAgaaccaataaaataaatgaataaatgcctACATTTAGAGATTTGGCCACAACATGAACCTGAATTTTCGGATAAACGGTGGAAAGACTACAACAAATTCTGCTCAAGTGTAGATACCATTTattgaatttcattgttttccatGCTTGTcagctacaaaacaaaacatccacaaacacatattCTATGAAGTTGTCTGCTCTGTTAAGGGGTTTAGGTggttatttgttcatttgtaagCACAGTGTGGTCCTTGGGTAGCCTCTGAAGAATTTGTCTTTCAAGCTCCACCAGCAGAGCCGGGAGCATGCTGTCCAGTAAGGCCAGACCCTCCCAGGAGCACCGCAGCCCCCTAGTAAGGAGAAAAATGCACCAATAGGTCAATTAAGTGATAAGATGACAGACCGCCCTTGCTAACTCTCTCTTACATAGCTACTGTTACTGCTGACATTGTTTCATGCACCTGTTCTCccattttttacttttctacccataacattatgaggGCACTGTGTCCCCACAAGGTTTTCTACAATGAATTGTGTGAATTACTGCTTGTCCACTAGCCCCATCCACTACTACTGTCCAGTGCATCACATAGCATGTCATACTCTTGCTATATTGTTTATAAGCTACACTGAATGCACTTCATCCGTTtgctcctgctgttctcttcgACTCCTCTCCCTTATTCTGTTCTGCTTCCCATATGATCTGGGTtctgctctgggggtttcaggctggggattctgtaaagcatcttggaCTGTTTCAGATGCTATATGATGTTGAATAACACTAAAGTACAGCTCTACACAGgcaattcatctttttttgccatgaaaaatggaaaaaagtcaCCTGTCATCCAGAATCAGTTGTCCATCCTGTAGAAACTCTTGAACATCAACAGATGCACCGTAAATTTCATGGAGGCCCAGTTGAGGGCAAAACAATTCCCAgtgctgttaaaataaaaacaatatataaataatttaatcatgtaaaataataaaataaaaaaataaaaaaacaataaataccgAACATGATCTTGCAACAGAACGTTGTTGTTGCCTGGGAACGGTGCTGAAAAGAATCTCTTCTCTTAATGCATTGCAGGTAGAAAGGGGTTTATTGTGTAAGCTTTACCTTGTGATTAATACCCTTGGTCATTCTCATTCCCATCACCAACACCTCCTCCAACCTGCCAAAGAAACATTTCACAGAACTGAACATTTGACTTGACAATAAcaaggagagagcagagagagtaAATGGACCTGACAAAAGCCTTTCACAGTGACAGAATGTTTAAAAAGAACAAGCACATGTTCAACAACCTTGAAATCACTAAAACTGCAGTGAATCATACTCAAAACTGTTTGAGTATCTTGAAATTGCCTTCTTGTGTAATTACCAAATATACACGAGAAGGCACATAACACAAGGCACAACACTAGACGTGCAAAAGCTCACAAAGCAAGATGACTGAGTTGGATCCGCCTCCGTGTCCCATGTCCACGCTGCAGGACTTCACGGATCCACACGTCAGGCTCCAAAGTCTGGGTCCGGGCCTCCCTAACAACACCTCCCTCCCCCAGAGGGACAAACCTCCCATGTGCTCctgttacagaaaaaaaaaaaaaaacctttcaacCAAAACAACCAACAGAATTTATTTCCTGCTTTCAATCTGGATAATATTACCTGGGCCAACACCTATGTATTGCGTTCCCTTCCAGTAGTTCAGATTGTGATGACTCACCGAATTCTACATAAcataagaagaaaataattatttttggttttctcaGAGATGTCTGTGAGGCAATAAGGCGTATAACAGAGAAGATATCTGCCTTGTTGATGACCGCACACAAAATATGCCCTAAACTGAATTAGACCTAACCCAGTGTAATGgtacaacaataacacaagaGTACCGATCATGTCACAGtcattttt
This genomic interval carries:
- the rasd2 gene encoding GTP-binding protein Rhes; amino-acid sequence: MNITEKLYLPVDGILEMFGSLTGPHQSRITHPSLQSAALIQHPKVSNISKTGMGIIKAAKWCWRQHDKTVIASRPSSSGSRHVSTDRLPKSAGDLLELSLTKPKNCHRIVVLGAPKVGKTNIIHRFLGEEFEEQYEPTTEDFQRKLFHIRGETYQIDLLDAPRERDFPAKRRLSILTGDIFLLVFSLDDRASFNEVSELLNEIQVAKAKLLKSKNSARVPVVICGNKADLGTQRVISRSEVERIIGEDVPVFEISAKNGTGLEDVFRALATLGGLPDETSPSRHQIMSILSYQSLCMGRRGRKERRTTRGLGVPCAAVDPLARRPSFNSDLRVVLGSSTKHNKPEKCQIQ